A window from Sinorhizobium fredii encodes these proteins:
- a CDS encoding ATP-binding protein: MRESKLDILINEVQRLSAALDRIAGPAPAENDWNEAECFVWVPVTRHLQPVTKPNRIDLSLITGVDHVRDILFDNTLRFAEGFPANNVLLWGARGMGKSSLVKAVHAKVARDSGGGLKLVEVHREDIASLPALMDILRQAPMPVIVFCDDLSFDHDDTSYKSLKAVLDGGVEGRPANVVLYATSNRRHLLPRDMMENEQSTAINPSEAVEEKVSLSDRFGLWLGFYKCSQDDYLAMVDGYARYFHLPVEPASLHAGALEWATTRGSRSGRVAWQFIQDLAGRLRRQLDETA, from the coding sequence ATGCGCGAAAGCAAGCTCGACATTCTGATCAATGAAGTGCAGAGGCTTTCGGCAGCGCTCGACCGGATCGCCGGGCCGGCGCCGGCGGAGAACGACTGGAACGAAGCAGAATGCTTCGTCTGGGTCCCCGTTACCCGCCATTTGCAACCGGTCACCAAACCGAATCGCATCGATCTCTCGTTGATCACCGGTGTCGATCATGTCCGCGACATCCTCTTCGACAACACGCTTCGCTTCGCAGAGGGTTTTCCCGCGAACAACGTGCTCCTCTGGGGCGCACGCGGCATGGGCAAGTCATCGCTGGTCAAGGCGGTACATGCGAAGGTGGCGCGCGACAGCGGCGGCGGCCTCAAGCTCGTTGAGGTGCATCGTGAGGACATCGCGTCCCTCCCCGCGCTGATGGACATCCTGCGGCAAGCCCCGATGCCGGTGATCGTTTTCTGCGACGACCTTTCCTTCGATCACGACGATACGTCCTACAAGTCGCTGAAGGCCGTTCTTGACGGCGGAGTGGAGGGCCGCCCGGCAAACGTCGTACTCTATGCGACCTCGAACCGCCGACACCTTCTGCCGCGCGACATGATGGAAAACGAACAGTCGACTGCCATCAATCCTTCGGAGGCGGTCGAGGAAAAGGTCTCGCTCTCGGATCGCTTCGGGCTATGGCTCGGCTTCTACAAGTGCAGCCAGGACGACTATCTGGCCATGGTCGACGGCTATGCGCGCTATTTCCATCTGCCCGTCGAACCGGCATCGCTGCATGCCGGCGCCCTCGAATGGGCGACGACGCGGGGATCGAGATCCGGCCGCGTCGCCTGGCAATTCATTCAGGATCTGGCTGGCCGTCTGCGCCGTCAACTGGACGAGACGGCATGA
- the yajC gene encoding preprotein translocase subunit YajC, whose amino-acid sequence MFITEAFAQTAAPAAGGADILMSILPFILIFVVMYFLIIRPQRAQMKRREELLKNIRRGDQIVTGGGIIGKVTKVIDDAELEVEIAEGIKVRVARSGVSEVRVKGEPVKE is encoded by the coding sequence ATGTTCATTACCGAAGCTTTTGCGCAGACTGCCGCGCCCGCCGCCGGCGGGGCCGACATTTTGATGTCCATCCTGCCGTTCATCCTGATCTTCGTCGTCATGTACTTCCTGATCATTCGCCCGCAACGTGCGCAGATGAAGCGTCGCGAAGAGCTGTTGAAGAACATCCGCCGCGGCGATCAGATCGTTACCGGCGGCGGTATCATCGGCAAGGTGACGAAGGTTATCGACGATGCGGAACTCGAGGTCGAAATCGCCGAGGGAATCAAGGTCCGCGTCGCCCGCAGCGGCGTGTCCGAAGTCCGCGTGAAGGGTGAGCCCGTCAAGGAATAA
- the secDF gene encoding protein translocase subunit SecDF, whose product MPNFSPLKNTLIWLVVLAGFAFALPNIVPREQLAGWPAWLPHRQVPLGLDLKGGSDIVLKVDRDSIVADRLQATIQAIAQALRGAEIGYTGLSGSGQEIQFRLRDTSQLAAAREALNTLTAPVEAPDRAGNPIRELVVDETTAQEPVRLRLTNEGIDFRLSAALAQSIEAVRRRVGQVVAAEPVIQRRGSDRLSIQIPGLEDPQRLKDLLSQRGSVAFRWLDPSIPAQQALDTRPPAASEVLYSLDDPPVPYLVERQAFASAEDFDDAQPGTDPQTGEPVVDIKLTAEASTRLATLSQAASNRQFAIVLDGQVVSTPALGDVIEGDMVRLSGDLSEEGAENFAALLRAGPLPASLTVIEERTVGPEVGTDAIANGLTAGLVAAAAVAACMIGFYGFFGLVAVVAVIVNVVLIIAVISLLGITLTLPGIAGIVLTIGVAVDSNVLIYERLREEVRNSSEPLRKALDNGFSRVLRSIIDANLTMLIAGVILFLLGTGAISGFATTLAIGSVTTILTAHSLTRRLIRGWYRRRRPKHLPRGIRTGFFAEADIRFMALRNPVFILMASLSLASLVLLVSLGLNMGADFKGGSLLELRSKQGTADVADVRARLDELNLGEVQIQGLGSARDILLRIPSQEAGDNADQTAMGLVRAELEGDYSFRRVEVVGPAVSGELTRAGTLAVAAAILAIILYVWLRFDWKFAAGAVITTLHDVLLTVGFLVLTGIEFNLASLAALLTIVCYSLNDTMVIYDRVRENLARYRRMPLSVLIDASINQTLSRTILTATTTALALVALYLFGGSRLVQSFSATLLFGVVIGTVSSIYIAGPVLILFNRRNNRLGGELGGRGTTPGTATGAA is encoded by the coding sequence ATGCCCAACTTCTCGCCGCTGAAGAACACCTTGATCTGGCTGGTCGTCCTGGCCGGTTTTGCCTTTGCTCTGCCGAACATCGTTCCGAGGGAGCAGCTTGCCGGATGGCCGGCATGGCTGCCGCATCGGCAGGTGCCGCTCGGCCTCGACCTCAAGGGCGGCTCCGATATCGTTCTGAAGGTTGATCGCGACAGCATCGTCGCGGACCGCCTGCAAGCCACGATCCAGGCCATCGCCCAAGCGCTGAGAGGCGCCGAAATCGGCTATACCGGCCTTTCCGGCAGCGGTCAGGAAATTCAGTTTCGGCTGCGCGATACGTCGCAGTTAGCGGCAGCCCGAGAGGCCCTCAATACACTCACCGCGCCGGTTGAGGCACCGGACCGGGCTGGCAATCCGATCCGGGAATTGGTCGTCGACGAGACGACGGCGCAGGAGCCGGTTCGGCTTCGCCTGACCAACGAGGGCATCGATTTCCGGCTCTCCGCGGCGCTCGCCCAGTCGATCGAGGCGGTGCGTCGCCGCGTCGGACAAGTGGTGGCTGCGGAACCGGTGATCCAGCGCCGCGGCAGCGATCGCTTGAGCATCCAGATACCCGGCTTGGAGGATCCGCAACGGCTCAAGGATCTCCTCAGCCAGCGGGGCAGCGTTGCTTTCCGGTGGCTCGACCCATCGATACCGGCGCAGCAGGCCCTCGACACACGGCCGCCTGCCGCGTCGGAGGTGCTCTATTCGCTGGATGACCCGCCGGTGCCCTATCTGGTCGAAAGGCAGGCCTTCGCCTCCGCTGAGGACTTTGACGATGCGCAGCCCGGGACTGATCCTCAGACCGGCGAACCCGTGGTTGATATCAAGCTGACGGCTGAAGCGTCCACGCGGCTCGCAACGCTGTCGCAAGCTGCGTCGAACCGGCAATTCGCCATCGTGCTCGACGGACAGGTGGTCTCGACACCGGCGCTTGGGGACGTCATCGAAGGCGATATGGTCCGGCTCTCCGGCGACTTGTCGGAGGAGGGCGCGGAGAATTTCGCCGCTCTGCTGCGAGCCGGGCCGCTTCCCGCCTCACTGACGGTCATCGAAGAGCGCACGGTCGGTCCGGAAGTTGGCACGGACGCGATCGCCAACGGCTTAACGGCCGGGTTGGTCGCGGCAGCCGCGGTCGCCGCCTGCATGATCGGGTTCTACGGTTTCTTCGGCCTTGTCGCCGTGGTCGCTGTGATCGTCAACGTCGTGCTCATCATCGCGGTAATCTCCCTTCTCGGAATTACGCTGACCCTGCCGGGGATCGCCGGGATCGTTCTCACGATCGGGGTGGCGGTCGATTCGAATGTTCTCATCTACGAGCGGCTGCGAGAGGAGGTGCGCAACAGCAGTGAGCCGTTGCGCAAGGCCCTCGACAACGGCTTTTCGCGCGTGTTGAGGAGCATAATCGATGCGAACCTGACGATGCTGATTGCGGGCGTCATCCTTTTCCTGCTTGGCACCGGGGCGATCAGCGGGTTTGCGACGACGCTCGCCATAGGCAGCGTCACGACCATCCTGACGGCGCATAGCCTGACCCGCCGGCTCATCCGCGGATGGTATCGCCGCCGCCGGCCGAAACATCTGCCAAGGGGTATCCGCACAGGCTTCTTTGCCGAGGCCGATATCCGCTTCATGGCCCTCCGCAATCCGGTGTTCATCCTGATGGCGTCGCTCTCGCTTGCTTCGCTCGTCCTGCTGGTGAGCCTCGGGCTCAACATGGGGGCCGACTTCAAGGGTGGTTCTCTTCTGGAGCTCCGGTCAAAGCAAGGCACAGCCGACGTCGCCGACGTCCGCGCCCGCCTCGACGAATTGAACCTCGGCGAGGTCCAGATTCAGGGGCTTGGCTCGGCGCGGGATATCCTGCTGCGCATCCCATCGCAGGAGGCAGGCGACAACGCCGATCAGACCGCAATGGGATTGGTCCGCGCCGAGCTCGAAGGTGACTACAGCTTCCGCCGTGTCGAGGTCGTCGGCCCGGCGGTGTCCGGAGAACTGACGCGCGCCGGTACGCTCGCAGTCGCGGCGGCGATACTCGCCATCATCCTCTATGTCTGGTTGCGCTTCGATTGGAAGTTTGCTGCCGGTGCCGTCATCACCACGCTTCACGACGTGCTGTTGACCGTGGGCTTCCTGGTCTTGACCGGCATCGAATTCAATCTCGCGAGCCTCGCAGCGCTTCTGACCATCGTCTGCTACTCGCTGAACGACACGATGGTGATCTACGACCGCGTCCGGGAGAACCTGGCGCGCTATCGGCGGATGCCGCTTTCCGTCTTGATCGACGCATCGATCAACCAGACCCTGTCGCGTACCATCCTCACGGCGACGACGACGGCGCTTGCCCTCGTTGCGCTTTACCTGTTCGGCGGGAGCCGCCTCGTGCAATCCTTCAGCGCGACGCTCCTCTTCGGGGTGGTTATCGGGACGGTTTCGTCGATCTATATCGCCGGGCCGGTGCTCATTCTCTTCAACCGTCGAAACAATCGTCTCGGCGGCGAGTTGGGAGGACGCGGGACGACGCCGGGTACGGCAACGGGGGCGGCCTGA
- a CDS encoding Mth938-like domain-containing protein encodes MAKGIEMREAHFPGRAPIDAYGNGGFRFADMSHRGSVLLLPSGVYAWDVAEGDPLAIEKFRRVLGEAHAIEVLLVGTGRDIRPLPADLKATLKAADISSDPMNTGAAVRTYNVMLAESRAVAAALIAV; translated from the coding sequence ATGGCAAAAGGTATCGAAATGCGCGAAGCGCACTTTCCGGGACGCGCGCCTATCGACGCCTACGGCAATGGCGGCTTCCGCTTCGCCGACATGTCGCACCGCGGCTCGGTGCTGCTGCTGCCCTCCGGCGTCTATGCCTGGGACGTCGCCGAGGGGGATCCGCTGGCGATCGAGAAATTCCGGCGCGTTCTTGGCGAGGCTCACGCGATCGAAGTCCTGCTCGTCGGGACCGGCCGCGACATCAGACCCTTGCCGGCGGATCTGAAGGCAACATTGAAGGCCGCCGATATTTCGTCCGATCCGATGAATACCGGCGCGGCGGTTCGCACCTACAATGTCATGCTGGCAGAATCGCGCGCCGTCGCTGCAGCCCTGATTGCGGTGTGA
- a CDS encoding phytoene/squalene synthase family protein yields the protein MQMPDPQILATLRDTDRDRYLACLLASPEKRHSLACLYAFNAEIARIRDLVHEPLPGEIRLQWWRDLLENHSGGEGHPLAEALLASIAEHRLPVAVLQNMIDARIFDLYDDPMEDTTALEGYAGETASALIQLASLTLDPANAGMSAEAAGHAGVAQTIAGLLLLLPVHCRRGQVYFPADLLRATGLDREMLLDGRDEVAIGRAVRAFCGLGRDHLAKARKSLGSISPQNFSAFVPVALAEPVFERAEAAGARILRYSIQPPQWQRQWRMWRASRRRRF from the coding sequence GTGCAAATGCCAGATCCCCAGATACTCGCGACACTGCGGGACACCGATCGCGACCGCTATCTCGCATGCCTGCTCGCCTCGCCGGAAAAGCGGCACTCGCTTGCCTGCCTCTACGCCTTCAACGCCGAGATCGCCCGCATCCGCGACCTGGTACACGAGCCGCTTCCCGGCGAAATTCGGCTGCAATGGTGGCGTGACCTGCTGGAGAACCATTCGGGGGGCGAGGGCCACCCGCTAGCCGAGGCGCTGCTTGCCTCAATTGCCGAGCATCGTCTGCCCGTTGCCGTTCTGCAGAACATGATCGATGCGCGCATTTTCGACCTCTACGACGACCCGATGGAGGACACGACGGCGCTGGAGGGCTATGCGGGCGAAACGGCGTCCGCACTCATTCAACTGGCTTCGCTCACTCTCGACCCGGCGAACGCCGGAATGTCCGCAGAGGCTGCCGGGCACGCCGGCGTTGCGCAGACGATCGCCGGCCTTTTGTTGCTCCTGCCGGTCCATTGCCGGCGCGGCCAGGTCTATTTTCCCGCCGACCTCCTGCGGGCGACCGGTCTCGACCGGGAGATGCTGCTGGACGGGCGCGACGAGGTCGCGATCGGCAGGGCCGTTCGCGCATTCTGCGGGCTCGGCCGCGATCATCTCGCCAAGGCGCGCAAGAGTTTGGGTTCGATCTCTCCGCAGAATTTCTCGGCCTTCGTTCCCGTTGCTCTTGCCGAGCCGGTGTTCGAGCGCGCCGAGGCCGCCGGAGCCCGGATCCTGCGGTATTCGATCCAGCCGCCCCAGTGGCAACGGCAATGGCGGATGTGGCGCGCGAGCCGACGCCGGCGTTTTTGA
- the trmFO gene encoding methylenetetrahydrofolate--tRNA-(uracil(54)-C(5))-methyltransferase (FADH(2)-oxidizing) TrmFO: MNRTTSPYSPIHVIGGGLAGSEAAWQIAEAGVPVILHEMRGVRGTEAHKTDGLAELVCSNSFRSDDATSNAVGVLHAEMRLAGSLIMQAADRNQVPAGGALAVDREGFSRAVSDHIHSHPLISVVREEISDLPPREWDLAIVATGPLTAPGLAEAIRRETGADALAFFDAIAPIVYTETIDMDICWHQSRYDKVGPGGTGKDYINCPMTEAEYNAFVDALIASDKTGFKEWEGTPYFDGCLPIEVMAERGRETLRHGPMKPMGLTNTHNPSVKPYAVVQLRQDNALGTLYNMVGFQTKLKYGAQTEVFRMIPGLENAEFARLGGLHRNTYINSPVLLDRSLTLKSRPGLRFAGQITGCEGYVESASIGLLAGRFAATERKDEALSLPPDTTAFGALLNHITGGHIVSEDEPGKRSFQPMNINFGLFPPLEPGALLRPEGAKRFRGKEKALAKKHATAARALKDCAEWLHHEAA; the protein is encoded by the coding sequence ATGAACAGGACCACCTCTCCTTATTCGCCCATTCATGTCATCGGCGGAGGGCTTGCCGGCTCGGAAGCCGCCTGGCAGATCGCCGAGGCCGGCGTGCCGGTCATTCTGCACGAGATGCGCGGCGTGCGCGGCACGGAGGCTCACAAGACCGACGGCCTCGCCGAACTCGTCTGCTCCAATTCCTTCCGTTCCGACGATGCGACGAGCAATGCGGTTGGCGTGCTGCACGCGGAGATGCGCCTCGCCGGCTCGCTGATCATGCAGGCTGCCGATCGCAACCAGGTGCCGGCCGGCGGCGCACTTGCTGTCGACCGGGAGGGCTTCTCTCGGGCCGTCAGTGACCATATCCACAGCCACCCGCTGATCTCGGTGGTTCGCGAGGAAATCAGCGATCTGCCGCCGAGGGAATGGGACCTTGCGATCGTCGCCACCGGTCCGCTCACCGCTCCCGGCCTCGCCGAGGCGATCCGCCGCGAAACCGGCGCCGACGCGCTTGCCTTCTTCGATGCCATAGCGCCGATCGTCTACACCGAGACCATCGACATGGATATTTGCTGGCACCAGTCGCGCTACGACAAAGTCGGCCCCGGCGGCACGGGCAAGGACTATATCAACTGCCCGATGACCGAGGCTGAGTACAACGCCTTCGTCGATGCGCTGATCGCCAGCGACAAGACCGGCTTCAAGGAATGGGAAGGCACGCCCTATTTCGACGGCTGCCTGCCGATCGAGGTGATGGCGGAACGCGGCCGTGAGACCCTTCGCCACGGCCCGATGAAGCCCATGGGGCTCACCAATACCCACAATCCCTCGGTCAAGCCCTACGCCGTCGTGCAGCTGCGCCAGGACAATGCGCTGGGCACGCTCTACAACATGGTGGGCTTCCAGACCAAACTGAAATACGGCGCCCAGACGGAGGTGTTCCGGATGATTCCGGGCCTGGAGAACGCCGAATTCGCAAGGCTCGGCGGCTTGCACCGCAACACCTACATCAACTCGCCGGTCCTGCTCGACCGTTCGCTGACGCTGAAATCCCGTCCCGGCCTGCGCTTTGCCGGCCAGATCACCGGCTGTGAGGGCTATGTAGAAAGCGCCAGCATCGGGCTTCTCGCCGGACGGTTCGCCGCTACCGAGCGCAAGGACGAAGCGCTGTCGCTGCCGCCGGACACGACGGCCTTTGGCGCGCTCCTCAATCACATTACCGGCGGGCACATCGTTTCCGAAGACGAGCCGGGCAAGCGCTCGTTCCAGCCGATGAACATCAATTTCGGCCTGTTTCCGCCGCTGGAGCCGGGTGCGCTTTTGCGGCCCGAAGGTGCCAAACGCTTCCGCGGCAAGGAAAAGGCACTGGCCAAGAAGCACGCGACTGCGGCACGAGCGCTGAAGGACTGCGCCGAGTGGCTTCATCACGAAGCCGCATAA
- a CDS encoding DUF1127 domain-containing protein, producing MNPIRLAKSWINYRRTVAELGGLSNHALSDIGITRYDIRNIAARSFR from the coding sequence ATGAACCCCATTCGTCTTGCAAAGAGCTGGATCAACTACCGCCGCACTGTCGCCGAACTCGGCGGCCTGTCGAACCACGCCCTGAGCGATATCGGCATCACCCGCTACGACATCCGCAACATTGCGGCCCGCTCCTTCCGTTAA
- a CDS encoding DUF1127 domain-containing protein has protein sequence MNLARSFNNWRKYRQTCNELGRMSDRELNDLGIGRADIPYVARKAVK, from the coding sequence ATGAACCTCGCACGTTCTTTCAACAATTGGCGCAAGTATCGTCAGACCTGCAACGAGCTCGGCCGCATGAGCGACCGTGAGCTGAACGACCTCGGCATCGGCCGCGCCGACATCCCCTACGTTGCTCGCAAGGCTGTCAAGTAA
- the tig gene encoding trigger factor, which translates to MQVIETLAQGLKRELKVVIPADEMETRMNERLAEVKDRVRINGFRPGKVPVAHLKKVYGKSIMADLVNEIVREKPTEILTSRGEKSATQPEVAMTEDEAEADKILKAEADFEFTLAYEIIPAIELKDSSGIKVTREVVEIGDDEVNEQILRIAESARSYESKKGKAANGDRVTIDYLGKVDGVAFDGGKDEDAELVLGSNRFIPGFEEQLVGVKAGDEKTITVTFPADYPAANLAGKEATFDITVKDVAGAAPIEINDELATKLGLESVDKLKEIVRGQIEGQYGSVTRQKVKRQLLDQLDELYQFETPERLVNAEFDNIWRQINTDLEQAGKTFADEDTTEEEARAEYRKLAERRVRLGLVLSEIGEKAGVQVSDDEMQRSLFEQLRQFPGQEKQILDYFKNTPGAAASLRAPLFEEKVVDHLLSEVSVTDKTVSKEALMAEDESEDKPAKKAPAKKKAAAKAEAAEGEEAAAPKKKAPAKKKAADEGAE; encoded by the coding sequence ATGCAGGTTATCGAAACGCTCGCTCAAGGGCTGAAGCGCGAACTCAAGGTCGTTATTCCGGCCGATGAAATGGAAACTCGGATGAACGAGCGTCTGGCCGAGGTGAAGGACCGGGTCCGCATCAACGGCTTCCGCCCCGGCAAGGTGCCGGTTGCGCATCTGAAGAAGGTCTACGGCAAGTCGATCATGGCCGATCTCGTCAACGAGATCGTCCGCGAGAAGCCGACCGAAATCCTGACGAGCCGCGGTGAAAAGTCGGCCACGCAGCCGGAAGTCGCCATGACCGAGGACGAGGCCGAAGCCGACAAGATCCTCAAGGCCGAGGCCGATTTTGAATTCACGCTCGCTTACGAGATCATCCCGGCGATCGAACTCAAGGATTCGAGCGGCATCAAGGTGACCCGCGAAGTCGTCGAGATCGGCGACGACGAGGTCAACGAGCAGATCCTGCGCATTGCCGAAAGCGCCCGCAGCTATGAATCGAAGAAGGGCAAGGCCGCCAACGGCGACCGCGTCACCATCGATTATCTCGGCAAGGTCGACGGCGTCGCCTTTGATGGCGGCAAGGACGAGGACGCCGAACTGGTTCTCGGCTCCAACCGCTTCATCCCCGGCTTCGAAGAACAGCTCGTCGGCGTCAAGGCGGGCGACGAGAAGACGATCACCGTCACCTTCCCGGCAGACTATCCGGCTGCCAATCTTGCGGGCAAGGAAGCAACCTTCGACATCACCGTCAAGGATGTCGCCGGTGCCGCGCCGATCGAGATCAATGACGAACTGGCAACGAAGCTCGGCCTCGAATCGGTCGACAAGCTGAAGGAAATCGTGCGCGGCCAGATCGAAGGCCAATACGGCTCGGTTACCCGCCAGAAGGTCAAGCGTCAGCTGCTCGACCAGCTGGACGAGCTCTACCAGTTCGAGACCCCCGAACGCCTCGTCAACGCCGAATTCGACAACATCTGGCGCCAGATCAACACCGACCTCGAGCAGGCCGGCAAGACCTTCGCCGATGAGGACACGACGGAAGAGGAGGCGCGCGCCGAATACCGCAAGCTCGCCGAGCGCCGCGTTCGTCTCGGCCTCGTTCTTTCCGAAATCGGCGAGAAGGCCGGCGTCCAGGTGAGCGACGACGAAATGCAGCGCTCGCTGTTTGAGCAGCTCCGTCAGTTCCCCGGCCAGGAGAAGCAGATCCTCGACTACTTCAAGAACACCCCCGGTGCCGCCGCTTCGCTGCGCGCGCCGCTCTTCGAAGAGAAGGTCGTCGATCACCTGCTTTCGGAAGTCTCGGTAACCGACAAGACGGTTTCCAAGGAAGCCCTGATGGCCGAGGACGAATCCGAAGACAAGCCGGCAAAGAAGGCGCCCGCCAAGAAGAAGGCCGCTGCCAAGGCCGAAGCTGCCGAAGGCGAAGAAGCCGCGGCTCCGAAGAAAAAGGCTCCGGCCAAGAAGAAGGCCGCCGACGAAGGCGCCGAGTAA
- the sthA gene encoding Si-specific NAD(P)(+) transhydrogenase, protein MNQFDLIVVGSGPAGRRGAIQAAKLGRKVLVIEQGKRVGGVSVHTGTIPSKTLRETALNLSGWRERGFYGRSYRVKQEISAEDLRQRLIITLNHEVEVLEHQFARNRVHHIRGKASFVDPTTLEIVKDDGESMHVAGTSILLAVGTKPFRPDYIPFDGKTVVDSDELLEIQDLPRSLVVIGAGVVGIEYATIFSALDTQVTVIDPKSTMLDFIDKEIVEDFTYQLRDRNMKLNLGQKAEKVERLDDGKVMLTLDNGRKITTEMVLFAAGRMGATDALNLPAAGLEADSRGRLKVNPETFQTAVPNIYAAGDVVGFPSLASTSMEQGRVAARVAVGAIAKEPQKYFPYGIYAVPEISTCGLSEEEVKERGIPYECGIARFRETSRGHIMGLDAGLLKMIFSLKTRRLLGVHIIGEGATELVHIGQAVLNLKGTVEYFVENTFNYPTLAEAYKIAGLDAWNRMGEIKAV, encoded by the coding sequence ATGAACCAGTTCGATCTTATCGTCGTCGGCAGCGGTCCGGCCGGACGCAGAGGCGCAATTCAGGCGGCCAAGCTCGGCAGGAAAGTGCTCGTCATCGAGCAGGGCAAGCGGGTCGGGGGCGTCTCGGTGCACACCGGAACAATTCCGTCCAAGACGCTGCGCGAGACGGCGCTCAACCTCTCCGGCTGGCGCGAGCGCGGCTTCTACGGCCGCTCCTATCGGGTGAAGCAGGAGATCAGCGCCGAGGATCTGCGCCAGCGCCTGATCATCACGCTCAACCACGAAGTCGAGGTGCTGGAGCATCAATTCGCGCGCAACCGCGTCCATCACATCCGCGGAAAGGCGAGCTTCGTCGATCCGACGACGCTCGAAATCGTCAAGGACGACGGCGAGAGCATGCATGTTGCCGGTACCAGCATCCTGCTTGCCGTCGGCACGAAGCCCTTTCGGCCGGACTATATTCCCTTTGACGGCAAGACCGTCGTCGACAGCGACGAGTTGCTCGAGATCCAGGACCTGCCGCGTTCTCTCGTCGTCATCGGCGCCGGCGTCGTCGGCATCGAATATGCCACGATCTTCAGTGCGCTCGACACGCAGGTGACGGTGATCGACCCCAAGTCGACCATGCTCGACTTCATCGACAAGGAGATCGTCGAAGATTTCACCTACCAGCTTCGGGACCGCAACATGAAACTCAATCTCGGCCAGAAAGCTGAGAAGGTGGAGCGTCTCGACGATGGTAAGGTCATGCTTACCCTCGACAATGGCCGCAAGATCACAACGGAAATGGTACTGTTTGCCGCCGGCCGCATGGGAGCGACCGATGCGCTCAATCTCCCGGCCGCCGGTCTCGAGGCGGACAGCCGCGGGCGCCTGAAGGTCAATCCGGAAACATTCCAGACCGCGGTTCCGAACATCTATGCGGCAGGCGACGTGGTCGGCTTTCCAAGTCTCGCCTCGACCTCCATGGAACAGGGCCGTGTCGCAGCGCGCGTTGCCGTCGGCGCGATCGCCAAAGAGCCGCAGAAATACTTCCCCTACGGCATCTATGCAGTGCCGGAAATCTCCACCTGCGGCCTTTCCGAAGAGGAAGTGAAGGAACGCGGCATCCCCTACGAATGCGGCATTGCACGGTTCCGTGAGACCTCGCGCGGCCACATCATGGGGCTCGATGCGGGCCTCTTGAAAATGATCTTCTCGCTGAAGACCCGGCGCCTGCTCGGCGTGCATATCATCGGCGAAGGCGCCACCGAACTCGTGCATATCGGCCAGGCGGTTCTGAACCTGAAGGGCACGGTCGAATATTTCGTCGAAAACACCTTCAACTATCCGACCCTTGCGGAGGCCTACAAGATTGCCGGGCTCGACGCCTGGAACCGCATGGGCGAGATCAAAGCAGTGTAG